In one Spirosoma rigui genomic region, the following are encoded:
- the radC gene encoding RadC family protein, whose translation MTYETSGTIQSWAEEDRPREKLMLKGKAALTEAELIAILINSGTVDLTAVDVAKIILKSVGNNLNELARLSIKDLSKFRGIGEAKAISIIAALELGRRRKEQDRPQRARVTCSRDAYNEMIPHLIDKPHEEFWILLMNRANEILRPVQISAGGVSGTVADPKIIFKQAIEYLASSMILFHNHPSGNLTPSQADKDLTRKLKEAGKLLDIPVLDHLIFTDKAYYSFADEGVL comes from the coding sequence ATGACCTACGAAACATCCGGTACCATTCAAAGCTGGGCCGAAGAAGACCGCCCCCGCGAAAAGCTCATGCTCAAGGGCAAAGCCGCCCTGACAGAGGCTGAACTCATCGCTATCCTCATCAATTCCGGCACCGTCGACCTGACGGCCGTCGACGTCGCCAAGATCATCCTTAAAAGTGTTGGCAACAACCTCAATGAGCTGGCCCGGCTGAGCATCAAGGACCTCTCCAAATTCCGGGGTATCGGTGAGGCCAAAGCCATCAGCATCATTGCTGCGCTCGAACTGGGTCGCCGGCGCAAGGAACAGGACCGGCCGCAACGCGCGCGGGTTACCTGCTCGCGCGACGCCTACAACGAAATGATTCCGCACCTGATCGATAAGCCGCACGAAGAATTTTGGATTTTGCTCATGAACCGCGCCAACGAAATCCTGCGCCCCGTCCAGATCAGCGCCGGGGGCGTGTCGGGTACGGTAGCCGACCCAAAGATCATTTTCAAACAGGCGATCGAGTACCTGGCTTCGTCGATGATTCTGTTTCATAATCACCCTTCGGGAAACCTCACGCCTTCACAGGCCGATAAAGACCTGACCCGTAAACTGAAAGAGGCAGGGAAGTTACTCGACATCCCCGTACTCGATCACTTGATTTTCACCGACAAAGCGTACTATAGCTTCGCCGACGAAGGTGTCCTTTAA
- a CDS encoding pseudouridine synthase: protein MYFLIYKPYLMLSQFSREGDKPTLADLGFDFPGDVYPVGRLDADSEGLLLLTNDKQLNHRLLNPKFRHNRTYYVQVDGALTDDACQKLAQGVTISVDGKPYHSLPAVARPLVPDPALPARNPPIRYRANIPTSWLSIALHEGKNRQVRKMTAAVGFPTLRLVRWAIEDFTAEGMVSGEVREVSRAALMKGLRLGA from the coding sequence ATGTATTTTCTCATCTACAAACCTTATCTGATGCTCTCCCAGTTTTCGCGGGAGGGGGATAAGCCCACGCTGGCGGACCTGGGTTTCGACTTTCCCGGCGACGTTTATCCCGTGGGGCGGCTCGATGCCGATAGCGAAGGACTTTTGTTGCTCACGAACGACAAGCAGTTGAACCATCGCCTGCTAAACCCTAAGTTCCGCCACAACCGCACGTACTACGTGCAGGTCGACGGGGCGTTGACCGATGACGCCTGTCAGAAACTGGCGCAGGGCGTTACGATCTCGGTCGATGGCAAACCGTACCACTCGCTGCCGGCCGTAGCTCGACCACTGGTACCCGACCCTGCCCTGCCCGCCCGTAATCCGCCCATTCGGTACCGCGCTAACATTCCCACGTCCTGGCTGTCGATCGCCCTGCACGAAGGGAAAAACCGGCAGGTACGCAAGATGACGGCGGCCGTGGGCTTTCCTACCCTGCGGTTGGTACGTTGGGCTATCGAAGACTTCACTGCCGAGGGTATGGTATCCGGTGAAGTCCGCGAAGTAAGCCGGGCAGCGTTAATGAAGGGGTTGCGACTGGGAGCGTAG
- a CDS encoding exodeoxyribonuclease III, whose product MKLISYNINGIRAALRNGLADWLAQNDFDILCFQEVKATHDVVDLKPFEELGYTYHWHAAEKKGYSGVATFSRVAPTNIVMGCGLAVYDCEGRILRTDFDDLTLLNCYFPSGTTGEVRQGVKMEFLRDFYDYVDKLRQTRPNLIVVGDYNIAHTPIDIHDPVRNKNTTGFLPEERAWMDRWFASGMIDGFRYKHPDEVGYSWWSYRAGARTSNKGWRIDYASVSDTLRDRIVDCRMLPDAVHADHCPVFLSLSE is encoded by the coding sequence ATGAAACTCATTTCCTATAATATCAACGGTATTCGGGCGGCTCTCCGCAACGGTCTGGCCGACTGGCTAGCCCAAAACGACTTCGACATCCTGTGCTTTCAGGAAGTCAAAGCCACCCATGACGTAGTGGACCTGAAACCCTTCGAGGAGTTAGGCTATACGTATCACTGGCACGCGGCCGAAAAGAAAGGATACTCCGGCGTCGCGACTTTCTCGCGCGTGGCTCCAACCAACATCGTGATGGGTTGCGGACTGGCCGTTTATGACTGCGAAGGCCGTATCCTGCGCACCGATTTCGACGATCTGACACTGCTCAACTGCTATTTTCCCTCGGGCACAACGGGGGAGGTGAGGCAGGGGGTGAAAATGGAGTTTCTGCGCGATTTCTACGACTACGTCGATAAGCTGCGTCAGACCCGCCCAAACCTGATCGTAGTGGGCGACTACAACATTGCGCACACGCCCATCGACATCCACGATCCTGTCCGCAACAAGAACACGACTGGTTTTTTGCCCGAAGAGCGGGCCTGGATGGACCGCTGGTTTGCCAGCGGCATGATCGATGGGTTCCGCTACAAACATCCCGACGAAGTAGGGTATAGCTGGTGGAGCTACCGCGCCGGTGCCCGCACCAGCAACAAGGGCTGGCGCATCGACTACGCATCCGTCTCCGATACCCTCCGCGACCGTATTGTCGACTGCCGGATGCTGCCCGACGCTGTTCACGCCGACCATTGCCCGGTCTTTCTTTCATTGAGTGAATGA